The following proteins are encoded in a genomic region of Serinus canaria isolate serCan28SL12 chromosome 13, serCan2020, whole genome shotgun sequence:
- the FNDC9 gene encoding fibronectin type III domain-containing protein 9, with protein sequence MNIEVHNITYTSATVSWAMSSPCPENYYHVMYRPNWNSVFAGYLRQNFHREERVPHPLSSLVLHRLTPSTIYVLCITCKNSYPSSNHCTTFHTLDKIPLVFGGSKHEPTTSMWMVSSLLLLCFLALLAYGCLQFWSARCHWAARLKHPDSSPEEVGEESGSPEEPLSDGLREELLEVPMTTVLMRSSSFVKENPYNSPHCFFSYKNSDDKRAILPQHGLQ encoded by the coding sequence ATGAACATCGAGGTGCACAACATCACTTACACCAGTGCCACCGTGTCCTGGGCCatgagcagcccctgcccagagAACTACTACCACGTCATGTACCGCCCCAACTGGAACAGCGTCTTCGCCGGCTACCTGCGGCAGAACTTCCACCGCGAGGAGCGCGTGCCGCACCCGCTcagctccctggtgctgcacCGCCTCACGCCCTCCACCATCTACGTCCTCTGCATCACCTGCAAGAACTCCTACCCCTCCAGCAACCACTGCACCACCTTCCACACGCTGGACAAAATCCCCCTGGTTTTCGGCGGCTCCAAGCACGAGCCCACCACGTCCATGTGGATGGtgagcagcctcctgctcctctgcttcctcGCCCTGCTGGCCTACGGCTGCCTGCAGTTCTGGTCTGCACGCTGCCACTGGGCTGCCAGGCTGAAGCACCCCGACAGCAGCCCTGAAGAAGTGGGGGAAGAAAGTGGCTCACCAGAGGAGCCACTGAGTGATGGACTGAGAGAGGAACTCCTGGAAGTGCCCATGACCACTGTGCTGATGAGGAGCTCCAGTTTCGTGAAGGAGAACCCGTATAACTCCcctcactgctttttttcctataaaaacAGTGATGACAAAAGGGCCATCCTGCCACAGCATGGCCTTcaatga